The Plasmodium berghei ANKA genome assembly, chromosome: 12 genome contains a region encoding:
- a CDS encoding translation initiation factor eIF-2B subunit delta, putative — MDDKFYLTFSKRKKKKVSGTINKEKFKKNFSKSEKYVKVSILNKNTSKKTLLHTLFKGFVKPCNEKNTVFYSILCIINNIYKCPYFTKHRCLICKPLYYNRILKLKQASEDNDKSDDVDDDPSASLKYNLYYNRRKVDISGVTKEDKKNDISDISSPNTSNNKFESINKNNETISNNCVRENYSHTCTDKESSKIDSEEKKQGKSVSVQNFQEENEDERDDDNKIKKNKIKREEIKHDKNEKGENYEESKNTIIYDPLKTSIINNKTKLSLNNNKQNNSSNKTNLFSTCPVPNILNGKLNLSNIQEYNFLSHDNKINYLDLYNFDLFDKTNIYDKILLDLNQNEIHTNILRTGIYFNKYMNTTHNHRNVDLLMALKSFIKDYTLPPYEPINRHMKIVIDKEINYIIMCKKHSISMGEVIRWFKNMVTESIGKHVLDEIKEIIINNINNYIRTKIIIPSINISNYVSEYIIEDKDILLIYTFDYDIYISMINAKKKGKMFEIFLVDSEPYKNSHNIKLYIKLGIPVTYTLLSSLSYNIKKCTKVLLGIDSIMHNNIYGYAGTSMICMISKVNNVPVYIVCETYKISNKIIIDSFSMNNINNNIDVYDYIYLHHYHNSKHYHNNIPSIRKNDKTAVDSGLEFNKKLNNFIESYPDIKSNQILFSNINDGNYIGSANSLNQNMKCPKPTIIYSSGNPNQFYKKGRKENEKKHNINNICDPNESSKYNDTSIKCNHDSNSFEKSNVQKFNDNQSSLYIENKNDQTSNNILKKNMFALHEEEKTSLFIKVVKDKKINTLIMKKNSYEEININKMNHDEISIGENNTNQTNPSTPGLKQKETSVFRNTVKDVSNERIVSTKSIMKIIDESNNNKKVETINLCINHKHNFTNVSNDCKNMNKKNKQFYNIKNDKAFYEQKNSYFINFKNYLDISSNNSNPKIKQNEIEEEKTSCNNVCDSICSSIGNLNIKNICRDRHNETNLFSSILSHIDKIKTNTDKSFYVANICNDVTPLNYISYIITEVGVYTSENKNSLNVFIQNNI; from the coding sequence ATGGatgataaattttatttaactttttctaaaagaaaaaaaaaaaaagtgagtggaacaataaataaagaaaaatttaaaaagaaTTTTTCCAAAAGcgaaaaatatgttaaagtgtcaatattaaataaaaacacGAGTAAAAAAACTCTTCTACACACATTATTTAAAGGTTTTGTAAAGCCTtgtaatgaaaaaaatacagtattttattccattctatgtattattaataatatatataaatgtcCCTATTTTACAAAGCATCGATGCTTAATATGTAAGccattatattataataggatattaaaattgaaaCAAGCAAGTGaagataatgataaaagCGATGATGTTGATGATGACCCAAGTGCATCCttgaaatataatttatactATAATAGGAGGAAGGTAGATATAAGTGGGGTAACAAAAgaagacaaaaaaaatgacatAAGCGATATTTCAAGTCCAAATACTAGTAACAACAAATTCGAaagtattaataaaaacaatgaaactatttcaaataattgTGTGCGGGAAAATTATTCTCATACATGCACAGATAAAGAAAGTTCTAAAATAGATAGCGAGGAAAAGAAGCAAGGAAAAAGTGTGTCAGTGCAAAATTTCcaagaagaaaatgaagatgAGAGagatgatgataataaaataaaaaaaaataaaataaaaagggaAGAAATTAAACATGATAAGAATGAAAAAGGAGAAAATTATGAAGAAAGTAAAAacacaataatatatgacCCTTTAAAAACAAGCataataaacaataaaacaaaattaagtttaaataataacaaacaaaataattcttctaataaaacaaatttatttagtaCATGCCCAGTTCCTAATATCTTAAATGGGAAATTAAATTTGTCTAATATCCaggaatataattttttatcgcatgataataaaataaattacttagatttatataattttgatttatttgataagacaaatatatatgataaaatattgttagATCTTAATCAAAACGAAATAcacacaaatatattaagaacaggaatatattttaataaatatatgaatacaACACATAACCATAGGAATGTTGATCTGTTAATGGCATTAAAATCATTTATAAAAGATTATACACTACCCCCTTACGAGCCAATTAATAGGCATATGAAAATTGTGATTGATAAAGagataaattatattataatgtgTAAAAAGCATAGCATAAGTATGGGAGAAGTAATTAGGTGgtttaaaaatatggtaACAGAAAGTATAGGTAAACATGTTTTAGacgaaataaaagaaataattattaataatattaataattatataagaaCTAAGATAATTATTCCatctataaatatatcaaattatgtatcagaatatataattgaagATAaggatattttattaatatatacatttgattatgatatatatatatctatgataaatgcaaaaaaaaaaggaaaaatgTTCGAAATTTTCTTAGTAGATTCAGAAccatataaaaattcacataatataaaattatatattaaattggGTATACCTGTTACATATACATTACTTAGTAGCTTAtcttataatattaaaaaatgtactAAAGTTTTATTAGGTATTGATTCTATtatgcataataatatatatggttATGCAGGAACCAGTATGATTTGTATGATTTCAAAGGTAAATAATGTTCCTGTATATATAGTTTGTGAAACGTATAAAAtaagtaataaaataattatagaTAGTTTTAgtatgaataatataaataataatatagatgtctatgattatatatatttgcatcattatcataattcaaaacattatcataataatattccatctataagaaaaaatgataaaactGCAGTAGATTCAGGTTTagaatttaataaaaaacttaataattttatagaaTCATATCCAGATATAAAATCGAATCAAATTTTGTTTAGCAATATTAATGATGGAAATTACATAGGAAGCGCAAATTCCTTGAATCAAAACATGAAATGCCCCAAACCaactattatttattcttCAGGAAATCCCaatcaattttataaaaaaggaagaaaagaaaatgaaaaaaaacacaatatcaataatatatgtgaTCCAAATGAGtcttcaaaatataatgatacaTCTATAAAATGCAACCATGATAGCAATAGTTTTGAGAAAAGTAATGttcaaaaatttaatgataaTCAATCATCtctatatatagaaaataaaaatgatcaAACAtcgaataatatattaaaaaaaaatatgtttgcCTTGcatgaagaagaaaaaacatctctttttataaaagttgttaaagacaaaaaaattaacacactaataatgaagaaaaacaGCTACGAAGAAATAaacattaataaaatgaatcaCGATGAAATTAGCATAGgagaaaataatacaaatcaAACAAACCCGAGCACGCCTGGTTTGAAACAAAAGGAAACTTCAGTTTTCAGAAACACAGTTAAAGATGTAAGTAATGAAAGAATTGTTTCAACAAAAAGcattatgaaaattatagatgaatcaaataataataaaaaagttgaaactataaatttatgtattaatCACAAACACAATTTTACAAATGTATCCAATgattgtaaaaatatgaataaaaaaaataaacaattttataatataaaaaatgataaagcattttatgaacaaaaaaatagttatttcattaactttaaaaattatttagatATCTCATCGAATAATTCAAACcctaaaataaaacaaaatgaaattgaagaagaaaaaactTCATGCAATAATGTTTGTGATTCCATTTGCAGTTCTATTGGAAatttaaacataaaaaatatatgcagaGATAGACATAACgaaacaaatttatttagtTCTATCTTATCACa